In Paenibacillus dendritiformis, the DNA window GTCCGTCCGGTTGCGGTAAATCGACAACACTTCGCATGATTGCAGGTCTGGAAGAAATCTCCGACGGGAAATTGTACATTGGCGACCGCCTTGTTAATGACGTGGCTCCAAAAGACCGCGACATCGCGATGGTATTCCAATCCTACGCGTTGTATCCGCACATGAACGTATACCAAAACATGGCGTTCGGTCTGAAATTGCGTAAGTTCAAAAAAGAAGACATCGACAAGCGCGTGCGCGAAGCCGCTCGCATCCTTGACATCGAGCATTTGCTGGATCGCAAGCCGAAGGCTTTGTCCGGCGGTCAGCGTCAGCGTGTCGCTCTCGGCCGCGCCATCGTTCGTGAGCCGCAAGTGTTCCTGATGGACGAACCGCTCTCCAACTTGGACGCGAAGCTTCGTGGACAGATGCGTTCCGAGATTACGAAATTGTCGAAGCGTCTGCAAACGACAGTTATCTACGTAACGCACGATCAGATCGAGGCAATGACAATGGGCGATCGGATCGTCGTTATGAAGGACGGCATCATTCAACAAGCGGCAGCACCTGACGTGCTCTACAACAATCCGCTCAACATGTTCGTTGCCGGCTTCATCGGCTCTCCTACGATGAACTTCATCAAGGGTTCCCTGGTCGAAGAGAACGGCACGACCCGCTTCAGAACGACAGGTCTCGACGTGGTTGTGCCAGCAGGCAAGGCGCAAGTGCTGAAGGAAAAAGGCTATCTTGGCAAAGAAGTCATACTGGGCGTTCGTCCAGAGGACATTCATGAAGAGCCAGTCTTCCTGGAAGCTTCGCCGAACACCGTATTTACGGCGTCGATTGAAGTGACAGAGAACATGGGTCATGAAATGTTCCTGTACCTGACCGGCATCGGTTCCGAGACGGTAATCGCGCGCGTAGACGGCCGCTCCAACTCGAGAGAAGGACAGAACGTCAAGCTTGCC includes these proteins:
- a CDS encoding ABC transporter ATP-binding protein, giving the protein MAGVRLEHIYKKYPGSDNATVKDINLDIQDKEFLVLVGPSGCGKSTTLRMIAGLEEISDGKLYIGDRLVNDVAPKDRDIAMVFQSYALYPHMNVYQNMAFGLKLRKFKKEDIDKRVREAARILDIEHLLDRKPKALSGGQRQRVALGRAIVREPQVFLMDEPLSNLDAKLRGQMRSEITKLSKRLQTTVIYVTHDQIEAMTMGDRIVVMKDGIIQQAAAPDVLYNNPLNMFVAGFIGSPTMNFIKGSLVEENGTTRFRTTGLDVVVPAGKAQVLKEKGYLGKEVILGVRPEDIHEEPVFLEASPNTVFTASIEVTENMGHEMFLYLTGIGSETVIARVDGRSNSREGQNVKLAIDMNKVHVFDTESELNVFEN